CTACCCCTGAGTGTCCGTGGCGGACAGCCAGACCCCGCCCAGCAGGGCGACCGCGAGTGATACACCAACAGAAACCGCGTTGGGTATGGTTGAAGTCACCGAATAACCAATTCGTAATGCGGCTGGTACAAAATCGACGGAAAGCCAGGCGTACAACGCCGCAGCAATGATAGCCGCCGCGATTCTGGTGACACCGCGAAACGACAACACCACCAGCGCCAGGCCAAGCCCCCACAGGGTGGCCACCAGCAGGTGATGCAGATAGCCCACACCAACGGCCGTCAGCGGCACCGTCGCCGACGCGATGCCCAGTCGCCCCAGCACGCCTCGGCCGGCCAGCCGGAAGACTCGACCGGCGTCATCGTCGCGGAAACCTAGCCCGATCAGTGCGCCGCCGGTGCTGATGGCCGTGAGCGAACCCGTCGCGAGCGCGGCGTCAAACCGCGAGCGCGCCCGATCGGGCGCCGCAATGGGCTCCGGCACGGGTTCCGGCGTGGTTTCGCTTACGGGTGCTGTCCCTGTCTCCGACATGGGAGAAAGCAATCGACGTGGACACGGCCACTCAAGGGCTGATCGCATCGCAATACACACTGGTTAACGACCAACGCGCGGCGGCGTCCAATGACACGTATGCTTGTGTGGTCCGTTCACCTGCCGAGGCACCGAATGCGTACGTCCATGGGTTTGCCGCTGCGACGCGGTCTCGTCGCCTGTTTCACAGTCGCCGCCGCCGTTTCCGGACTGGGTTGCGCCAGCCATAGCGGTACGGGTGGTGGCGACGAGTCGGCGGCGAGACCGTCGGCGTCCGAGATGGCCGCTCGCGAGCAAACCGCCGACCAGCAAGTGCAGCATGTGCTCAGTCGACTGGCCTTTGGCCCGCGCCCTGGCGATGTGGCCGCGGTTCGCGCCGTTGGCGTGGATGCCTGGATAGCCAAACAGCTCGAACCGCAACGCATCAGCGATGTGAATACCGAACGGTTCGTGGCGCAGTTTGCCACGCTGGGCAAATCGGGCGAAGAGCTGATTGCGCAGTATCCGCCGCCGGGTGTGCAGCTGGCGCAGATGGCTCGGCAGAACGGAGGCAGGATCTCGCCCGAAGACTCCCTGAAGCTGCGCGAGCAAGGTCGGCAGTCGTATGCGTTTCTGGGCGAGATTGCCAGCAGTCGCGTGGCGCGGGCCGTGATATCGGAGCGCCAGTTGGATGAAGTGATGGTGGACTTCTGGGAGAATCACTTCAACGTGTTCGCCGGCAAGGACCGTACGCGCTACTTCCTGCCGGAGTACGATGCGCAGGCCATCCGTCCGCACACGCTGGGCAAGTTTCGCGACCTGCTGGGTGCGGTGGCCAAGAGTCCGGCCATGCTGTACTACCTGGACAACTGGCAGAGTGTGGCCGACAGCGGGCGTCCCACGTTGCGTCAGGTTCCTCCGATGGCGCGCCGTGTGGCCGCGCGACGGGCGGCCGTGGTGGCACAGCAGCGTCCGCAACTGGCGGCCTTGGTACAACGCAAGCGCGGACTGAACGAGAACTACGCGCGCGAGTTGATGGAGCTGCACACGCTGGGTGTCGATGGCGGATACACGCAGCAGGATGTGATTCAGGTGGCGCGCGCCCTCACCGGGTGGACGTTGTCGCGCGGTGCCAACGGTGGCGCGTTCCTGT
The genomic region above belongs to Gemmatimonadaceae bacterium and contains:
- a CDS encoding DUF1800 domain-containing protein, with the translated sequence MRTSMGLPLRRGLVACFTVAAAVSGLGCASHSGTGGGDESAARPSASEMAAREQTADQQVQHVLSRLAFGPRPGDVAAVRAVGVDAWIAKQLEPQRISDVNTERFVAQFATLGKSGEELIAQYPPPGVQLAQMARQNGGRISPEDSLKLREQGRQSYAFLGEIASSRVARAVISERQLDEVMVDFWENHFNVFAGKDRTRYFLPEYDAQAIRPHTLGKFRDLLGAVAKSPAMLYYLDNWQSVADSGRPTLRQVPPMARRVAARRAAVVAQQRPQLAALVQRKRGLNENYARELMELHTLGVDGGYTQQDVIQVARALTGWTLSRGANGGAFLFRPEAHDAGAKVILGEKYAAGRGEDEGEAVLDLLARHPSTARFIATKLARRFVSDTPPAALVDRATATFRKTDGDIREVVRTIVTSPEFFATATYRAKVKSPFELVVSSLRVMNAPADATPRTTQLVSRLGQPIFGHQAPNGYPETGDAWMNTGSILNRINFGLAVASGRVPGVKLADWPAAASLRPLPREQQVDGVIRELLGGEASNDTRQVLLTGTNPFLQARGSGADSLSLDDVDSTMGVGATDMAARRAANRDARKPLDQQQKAAGKESVKPTKGATLTQAIGTLPPAQGLAQIVGLALGAPEFQRR